A single region of the bacterium genome encodes:
- a CDS encoding ISL3 family transposase, which translates to SIVRKTLGLKGFCVKEVKESEGQLLVYLVADKRYRAVCSQCGQKMPGYDTLGERRWKHVPLWGIGVVLIYAPRRVKCTSCGVKVEKIAWTQGKSPLSVSLSVVLATWAREVAWQVVGRLFGFHWNTVRKAVKEVVEYGLEHRDMGDVLYIGIDEISRRKGHIYHTQIYDLIGKRLLWSGEGRSSSTLEAFCEQLGAKRCGQIEAVCCDMWAPYVDVVRQRFPNAVMVFDKFHIVRHLLEAVDTVRRQEARQLQAKNPELLKRTRYIWLKNPWNLTQQQRIRLSELEKLNLKINRAYLLKEAFRRFWNYLHPAWANRFLQQWFWWATHSRLQPMRNFAWMLRRHQENILSYFNVRIDNGAVEALNNKAKAMSHRAFGYRTAETFKLALYHGLGKLPMPQLTHKFL; encoded by the coding sequence GAGCATAGTTCGAAAGACGCTGGGACTCAAGGGGTTTTGTGTGAAAGAGGTCAAGGAAAGCGAAGGACAACTTCTGGTTTATCTGGTTGCTGATAAGCGCTACAGGGCTGTTTGTTCTCAGTGCGGCCAAAAGATGCCTGGTTATGACACCTTGGGTGAGAGGCGCTGGAAGCACGTTCCGCTATGGGGGATTGGGGTGGTTTTGATTTATGCTCCCAGACGGGTTAAGTGCACAAGTTGTGGGGTCAAGGTGGAGAAGATTGCTTGGACACAAGGGAAAAGTCCTCTTTCTGTTTCCCTCAGTGTGGTTTTGGCCACCTGGGCAAGGGAAGTTGCCTGGCAAGTAGTGGGGCGGCTGTTTGGGTTTCACTGGAATACGGTTCGAAAGGCGGTGAAAGAGGTTGTTGAGTATGGTCTGGAGCACCGGGACATGGGTGATGTGCTCTACATTGGCATTGATGAGATCTCTCGCAGAAAGGGTCATATTTATCACACTCAGATCTATGATCTAATAGGCAAGCGGCTGTTATGGTCGGGTGAGGGTAGGAGCTCATCTACCCTTGAGGCCTTTTGTGAGCAGCTGGGTGCCAAGCGTTGTGGGCAAATAGAGGCAGTCTGTTGTGACATGTGGGCTCCCTATGTTGATGTGGTAAGACAGAGGTTTCCTAATGCTGTAATGGTATTCGATAAATTTCACATTGTGCGCCACCTTCTAGAGGCGGTGGACACAGTTCGAAGACAAGAGGCTCGGCAGCTGCAGGCCAAGAATCCGGAATTACTCAAGAGGACTCGGTATATATGGCTGAAGAATCCATGGAACCTAACACAGCAGCAGCGCATAAGGTTGAGTGAGTTGGAAAAGCTTAATCTGAAGATTAATCGGGCGTATTTGCTCAAGGAGGCATTTCGGAGGTTTTGGAATTACCTCCATCCTGCATGGGCCAATAGATTCCTTCAGCAGTGGTTCTGGTGGGCCACTCATTCCAGGTTACAGCCTATGAGGAATTTTGCTTGGATGCTACGCCGCCATCAGGAAAATATCCTCAGCTACTTCAACGTTCGAATCGACAACGGTGCAGTAGAAGCCCTCAATAACAAGGCCAAGGCCATG